The Deinococcus hopiensis KR-140 genome has a window encoding:
- a CDS encoding aliphatic sulfonate ABC transporter substrate-binding protein: MTKTLRPALLLTTLALATSAHAVTFTIGYQKGGIPNILKARGTLDAYAKQGINFKWVLFTAGLPLLEAANAGAVDFGGVGNAPGVFALAGGADLKYVAVTENRSDAGEAIIIPKGSALKTVADLKGKRIGVFRGSSAHFFLYNALKQAGLGFKDVTIVPLAPPDARPAFESGTIDAWTIWDPYLTTALQGTGARVLRDHKGLGQGDSYYLSPSAVLKDPEKKKALQILLAELERTSTWANANKNAVITQFSDELGIPKSVLEVTVPKSVPFNIRPFRASDLKPLTALANAFTEVGVLPGKVSLSAQSYVALPAFKTVLGKLETK, from the coding sequence ATGACCAAAACCCTGCGTCCGGCCCTTCTGCTCACCACCCTTGCCCTGGCCACTTCCGCTCACGCCGTCACCTTTACCATCGGCTATCAGAAGGGCGGCATCCCCAACATCCTCAAGGCGCGCGGCACGCTGGACGCCTACGCCAAGCAGGGCATCAACTTCAAATGGGTGCTGTTCACGGCGGGGCTGCCCCTGCTGGAGGCGGCCAACGCGGGCGCGGTGGATTTCGGAGGCGTCGGCAACGCGCCGGGCGTGTTCGCGCTGGCGGGCGGCGCGGACCTGAAATACGTGGCGGTCACGGAAAACCGTTCAGACGCCGGAGAGGCCATCATCATCCCGAAAGGCTCAGCGCTCAAGACGGTGGCGGACCTGAAGGGCAAACGCATCGGCGTCTTTCGGGGGTCCAGCGCGCACTTTTTCCTGTACAACGCCCTGAAACAGGCGGGGCTGGGCTTCAAGGACGTCACCATCGTCCCGCTGGCTCCACCCGATGCCCGTCCGGCCTTCGAGAGCGGCACCATCGACGCGTGGACCATCTGGGACCCCTACCTGACCACCGCCTTGCAGGGCACCGGCGCGCGGGTGCTGCGGGACCACAAGGGGCTGGGCCAGGGTGACAGCTATTACCTCAGCCCCAGCGCGGTGCTGAAGGACCCCGAGAAGAAAAAGGCGCTGCAAATCCTGCTCGCCGAGCTGGAGAGGACGTCCACGTGGGCCAACGCGAACAAGAACGCCGTGATCACGCAGTTCAGTGACGAACTGGGCATCCCCAAGAGCGTGCTGGAAGTCACCGTGCCCAAGAGCGTGCCCTTCAACATCCGCCCCTTCCGCGCCTCGGACCTGAAGCCCCTGACCGCCCTGGCGAACGCCTTTACCGAAGTCGGCGTGTTGCCAGGGAAGGTCAGTCTGAGCGCGCAGTCCTACGTGGCCCTGCCCGCCTTCAAGACCGTGCTGGGCAAGCTGGAGACGAAATGA
- a CDS encoding PAS domain-containing sensor histidine kinase yields MADTSASEERLRLALRAAQQGAWEYDFRAGVGYRSPELQELLGVGNGAPSLGDYLGNVHPEDRPLILQNFEDFRRGRQDEAVILYRFLRDDGRALWVEQHTMVERDESGEMVRLYGLSRDVTRSKETERELVRLNADLERRVQERTRELEEERAALAAFAAFTGRAAGATDVQELAGHACEVLRAVLDVELTVYYERVDDRWQMRVASGDLPGELAGLRRGDLPVTSPAFAPILGVEEVTFLDAAHPESQAPGRSAVTAAYAPLPVPGGAQGLLSMASVERPAWSEREKAIFRAVSDSFRLALERAGAVAQLQAQKEEALGRNRALEAFAQLSRDLVLETDRLALVGRAQDIVLKLWPEGLAAYFEPEGELWWLRSQVGNTGHPEVWKRVGRGLPRATPLLLAPWSAGEAFYHDGFGSLPEVARAGLAPLRRAALLPVVVDGAPVGLFGVGLPLQDTWQAAERAFLDTAVRSLGLALERAQSVTQLAEEQRKLAAANEELEAFAYSVSHDLRTPVRHIMGFNQLLRKTLGAAAGEKSTRYLTVIDEATARMNTLIDAMLDLSRTSRLPLRPGLVDLGELVRDVRAELEVDAADRQVEWRVSPLPLVIGDPDTLRQVLVNLLSNALKYTRPRPQAHIDVWTEERPEAWAVFVRDDGVGFDPRYSGKLFGVFQRLHRQDEFEGTGVGLANVRRIINRHGGQVWAEGVPGGGATFAFSLPRQT; encoded by the coding sequence ATGGCTGACACGTCCGCGAGCGAGGAGCGGTTGAGACTCGCCCTGAGGGCGGCGCAGCAGGGCGCGTGGGAATACGATTTTCGTGCTGGGGTGGGCTACCGCTCGCCCGAGCTGCAGGAGTTGCTGGGCGTAGGCAACGGGGCCCCCTCGCTCGGCGACTACCTCGGCAACGTCCATCCGGAGGACCGTCCCCTGATCCTGCAGAACTTCGAGGACTTTCGCCGGGGCCGTCAGGACGAGGCGGTGATCCTGTACCGCTTTCTGCGCGACGACGGCCGAGCGCTGTGGGTCGAGCAGCACACCATGGTCGAGCGGGACGAATCGGGCGAGATGGTGCGCCTGTACGGCCTGAGCCGCGACGTGACGCGCAGCAAGGAAACCGAGCGGGAGCTCGTGCGGCTCAACGCCGATCTGGAGCGCCGCGTGCAGGAGCGCACCCGGGAGCTGGAGGAGGAGCGCGCGGCCCTGGCGGCCTTCGCCGCCTTTACCGGACGCGCGGCGGGCGCCACCGACGTGCAGGAGCTGGCCGGGCACGCCTGCGAGGTGCTGCGCGCCGTGCTGGACGTAGAGCTGACCGTGTACTACGAGCGGGTGGATGACCGGTGGCAGATGCGCGTCGCGTCTGGAGATCTGCCCGGCGAACTGGCTGGCCTGCGGCGTGGGGACCTGCCCGTGACCTCGCCCGCCTTCGCGCCCATCCTCGGGGTGGAGGAGGTCACGTTTCTGGACGCTGCCCACCCTGAATCCCAGGCACCCGGACGCTCCGCCGTCACGGCAGCCTATGCCCCGCTTCCCGTTCCCGGGGGAGCGCAGGGCCTGCTGAGCATGGCGTCGGTGGAGCGGCCGGCCTGGTCCGAGCGCGAAAAGGCCATCTTCCGCGCGGTGAGCGACAGCTTCCGCCTGGCGCTCGAACGGGCGGGGGCAGTGGCCCAACTTCAGGCCCAGAAAGAAGAGGCACTGGGCCGCAACCGCGCCCTGGAAGCGTTCGCGCAGCTCTCGCGCGACCTGGTGCTGGAAACGGACCGCCTCGCCCTGGTGGGGCGGGCGCAGGACATCGTGCTGAAGCTGTGGCCCGAGGGCCTGGCCGCCTACTTCGAGCCCGAGGGCGAGTTGTGGTGGCTGCGCTCACAGGTGGGGAACACCGGGCACCCCGAGGTGTGGAAGCGCGTGGGGCGCGGCCTGCCCCGCGCCACACCCCTGCTGCTGGCCCCCTGGAGCGCCGGGGAGGCGTTCTATCACGACGGCTTCGGCTCGCTGCCGGAGGTGGCGAGGGCCGGTCTGGCCCCGTTGCGCCGCGCCGCCCTCCTGCCCGTCGTCGTGGACGGCGCGCCGGTGGGGCTGTTCGGTGTGGGCCTGCCGCTTCAAGACACCTGGCAGGCCGCCGAGCGGGCCTTCCTGGACACCGCCGTGCGGAGCCTGGGCCTGGCGCTGGAACGCGCGCAGAGCGTCACGCAGCTGGCCGAGGAGCAGCGCAAGCTGGCCGCTGCCAACGAGGAGCTCGAAGCCTTCGCCTACAGCGTCTCGCACGACCTGCGCACCCCGGTACGGCACATCATGGGCTTTAACCAGTTGCTGCGCAAAACGCTGGGCGCCGCGGCGGGCGAGAAGAGCACGCGTTACCTCACGGTGATCGACGAGGCCACCGCCCGCATGAACACCCTGATCGACGCCATGCTCGACCTGTCCCGCACCTCGCGCCTGCCCCTGCGGCCGGGCCTGGTGGACCTGGGCGAACTCGTGCGTGACGTGCGGGCCGAACTGGAGGTCGACGCCGCCGACCGGCAGGTCGAGTGGCGGGTTTCTCCCCTCCCCCTGGTGATCGGCGATCCCGACACGCTGCGGCAGGTGCTCGTCAACCTGCTGTCCAACGCCCTGAAGTACACCCGCCCGCGTCCCCAGGCCCACATCGACGTCTGGACCGAGGAGCGCCCAGAGGCGTGGGCGGTCTTCGTGCGCGACGACGGGGTGGGCTTCGATCCGCGCTACAGCGGCAAGCTGTTCGGCGTCTTTCAGCGCCTGCACCGGCAAGACGAGTTCGAGGGCACGGGCGTGGGACTGGCGAACGTCCGGCGGATCATCAACCGCCATGGCGGTCAGGTCTGGGCCGAGGGCGTGCCGGGCGGGGGCGCGACCTTCGCCTTCTCGCTGCCCCGGCAGACGTGA
- a CDS encoding ABC transporter permease subunit produces the protein MTQVDITQDALTGAITARPATGGAGTGREAASTPRRTPARWQQEGVRWAVPVALLLGWQLASQVGWLSSRVLPAPTAVGGAFWELARTGELWHHFLASLGRAGSGVLLGGGLGLLLGILTGTFRAAHLLLDSTFQMLRTIPNLALIPLVILWFGIGESAKVFLIALATFFPVYLNTLHGVQSIDPRLKEMAGVYGLSPLETFRRVTLPGALPGVLVGLRYALGISWLALVVSESFGASQGIGFLAMDAREFFRTDVIVLTILIYALIGKAADALVRGLERRLLPWRVEA, from the coding sequence ATGACCCAGGTGGACATCACGCAAGACGCCCTGACGGGAGCGATCACGGCCCGCCCGGCCACGGGAGGCGCAGGAACGGGACGCGAGGCGGCCTCCACGCCCCGGCGAACGCCCGCCCGCTGGCAACAGGAGGGGGTGCGCTGGGCCGTGCCGGTGGCGCTGCTGCTGGGCTGGCAGCTGGCGTCGCAGGTGGGGTGGCTGAGCTCCCGCGTGCTGCCCGCGCCGACCGCGGTGGGCGGGGCCTTCTGGGAGCTGGCGCGGACCGGGGAGCTGTGGCACCACTTTCTCGCCAGTCTGGGCCGGGCGGGGAGCGGGGTGCTCCTCGGGGGTGGGCTGGGCCTGCTCCTCGGCATCCTGACCGGCACCTTCCGCGCCGCACACCTGCTGCTCGACAGCACCTTCCAGATGCTGCGGACCATTCCCAACCTCGCCCTGATCCCGCTCGTGATCCTGTGGTTCGGCATCGGGGAAAGTGCCAAGGTCTTTCTGATCGCGCTCGCCACCTTCTTTCCGGTGTATCTCAACACGCTGCACGGGGTTCAGAGCATTGATCCCCGCCTCAAGGAGATGGCGGGGGTGTACGGCCTCTCGCCGCTGGAAACCTTTCGGCGCGTGACGCTGCCCGGCGCCCTGCCGGGCGTGCTGGTGGGCCTGCGCTACGCGCTGGGCATCTCGTGGTTGGCATTGGTCGTCAGCGAGTCGTTCGGCGCGAGTCAAGGCATCGGCTTTCTGGCGATGGACGCCCGCGAGTTTTTCCGCACGGACGTGATCGTCCTGACCATCTTGATCTACGCGCTGATCGGCAAGGCTGCCGACGCCCTGGTGCGTGGCCTGGAGCGCAGGTTGCTTCCCTGGCGGGTGGAGGCGTGA
- a CDS encoding ABC transporter ATP-binding protein produces the protein MTAALDFAGPHSVPGAGVQLRDLAVHYGDRAVLHGLNLEINPGERIAVVGASGGGKTTLLRVLAGLTLPSAGQVRVSHTQASPRIRVMFQEDRLLPWLGALDNVTLGLPKAERHRGEDALRDVGLAGRERAYPHELSGGQRQRVALARALAHRPALLLLDEPFGALDALTRAGMHDLLEQLLGETGATTLLVTHDLDEALKLADRVLLLGGGGVAEDLQVTAGPRDRVSLEPLRQRLEERLH, from the coding sequence GTGACGGCGGCGCTGGACTTTGCCGGGCCCCACAGCGTTCCCGGAGCGGGGGTGCAGCTGCGTGACCTGGCGGTGCACTACGGTGACCGCGCGGTGCTGCACGGGCTGAATCTGGAGATCAACCCAGGGGAGCGCATCGCGGTGGTGGGGGCGAGCGGCGGCGGCAAGACCACCCTGCTGCGGGTGCTGGCTGGGCTGACCCTGCCCTCGGCCGGACAGGTGCGGGTCTCGCACACCCAGGCCTCGCCGCGCATCCGGGTGATGTTTCAGGAAGACCGCCTGCTGCCCTGGCTGGGGGCCCTGGACAACGTGACGCTGGGACTGCCCAAGGCCGAACGCCACCGGGGAGAAGACGCGCTGCGGGACGTGGGGCTGGCCGGACGGGAACGGGCCTACCCCCACGAACTCAGTGGCGGACAGCGGCAACGGGTGGCCCTGGCGCGCGCCCTGGCGCACCGGCCTGCACTGTTGCTGCTCGACGAACCCTTCGGCGCGCTCGACGCCCTGACCCGCGCGGGCATGCACGACCTGCTCGAACAGCTGCTGGGCGAGACGGGGGCCACCACCCTGCTCGTGACGCACGACCTGGACGAGGCGCTGAAGCTGGCAGACCGGGTGCTGCTTCTGGGGGGCGGTGGGGTGGCCGAAGACCTGCAGGTGACGGCCGGGCCACGGGACCGCGTGAGCCTGGAGCCGCTCCGGCAGCGGCTGGAGGAAAGGCTGCATTAG
- a CDS encoding LLM class flavin-dependent oxidoreductase yields MTNSTLPTPNLYWFIPSGGDGSRLGQPSRPANFAYLSQIAQAADVLGFDGVLLPTGGTNEDTLVVASALSSLTRQLRFLVALRPGLLSPILAARLTASLDRVTGGRVNLNIVSGSGNFDFEGLNLSQAERYELTAEWLGVFRAALRGETVSHQGKHLQVQEGRSLLPSVQRPYPPIFFGGSSDPALDVAGEHVDVYLSWGERPEQVAEKFARVQERAEKHGRKVRFGLRAHIIVRETEEEAWDAADRLIENISDEEIARSHQAFLQSGSEGQRRQSQLNGGTRESLRVGPNLWAGVGLVRGGAGTAFVGSAENVAAALREYQAVGVETFILSGYPHLEEAYRTAELLFPALGRTSPVFTPREGQALTHTSTPVLNAEREPELTGRFRSI; encoded by the coding sequence ATGACGAATTCCACCCTGCCCACCCCCAACCTCTACTGGTTCATTCCCTCTGGTGGCGACGGGAGCCGACTGGGGCAACCCTCGCGGCCCGCGAACTTCGCGTATCTCAGCCAGATCGCGCAGGCGGCCGACGTGCTCGGCTTCGACGGCGTGCTGCTGCCCACGGGCGGCACGAACGAGGACACCCTGGTGGTCGCCAGCGCCCTGAGCAGCCTGACGCGGCAACTGCGTTTCCTGGTGGCCCTGCGCCCCGGCCTGCTCTCGCCCATCCTCGCCGCGCGGCTGACCGCCTCACTCGACCGGGTGACGGGTGGGCGCGTGAACCTGAATATCGTGTCGGGCAGCGGCAACTTCGACTTCGAGGGCCTGAACCTCTCGCAGGCCGAGCGCTACGAGCTCACCGCGGAGTGGCTGGGCGTCTTCCGCGCGGCGCTGCGGGGCGAGACGGTGAGCCACCAGGGCAAACACCTTCAGGTTCAGGAGGGGCGCTCCCTGCTGCCCAGCGTGCAGCGTCCCTACCCGCCCATCTTTTTCGGGGGCAGCAGTGATCCGGCGCTGGACGTGGCGGGCGAGCACGTGGACGTGTACCTCAGCTGGGGCGAACGCCCCGAGCAGGTGGCGGAGAAATTCGCCCGCGTGCAGGAGCGGGCGGAGAAGCACGGCCGCAAGGTGCGCTTCGGGCTCCGGGCCCACATCATCGTGCGCGAAACCGAGGAAGAAGCCTGGGACGCCGCTGACCGCCTGATCGAGAACATCAGCGACGAGGAGATCGCCCGCTCGCATCAGGCCTTTTTGCAGAGCGGTTCGGAGGGACAGCGCCGCCAGAGCCAGCTCAACGGCGGCACCCGCGAGTCGCTGCGGGTGGGACCGAACCTGTGGGCCGGCGTGGGGCTGGTGCGCGGAGGCGCGGGCACGGCCTTTGTCGGCAGCGCCGAAAACGTGGCCGCGGCCCTGCGCGAGTACCAGGCGGTGGGGGTCGAGACCTTCATCCTGAGCGGCTACCCGCACCTGGAAGAGGCGTACCGAACGGCCGAACTGCTGTTCCCCGCGCTGGGCCGCACCAGCCCGGTCTTCACCCCGCGCGAGGGCCAGGCGCTCACGCACACCTCCACGCCGGTGCTGAACGCCGAGCGCGAACCCGAGCTGACGGGGCGATTCAGGAGCATCTAG
- a CDS encoding SGNH/GDSL hydrolase family protein, which produces MKRFRLLPLAALLVAIVTAGVPAPARPPPTSPAPGAVYVALGDSLTAGFQSGGLGPQAQRDAYPAVIARLAGIPFGLALGQSPGCPPPLGQPLQAGRSCVRAVPGVQNNNLAVPGARVADLLGRTAQNAPDDLTRRMYTLILGPRLTQVAAARKSRPQFVTVWVGANDVQEAVSSGDPARVTPPAQFLSAYRAVLEALRPTGARVVLLTVPDVTAAPLLVAGPLIFRYGYGAPSCRTSANRVDIRLLLTQRSVDCSAPAAVTPAEAGRIRDTLRQYNAGLTRLAAETGALVFDVAGVMASLARPAPDPLRAEQPFGPDFSLDGLHLSSRGQLKLARALLAAGNAQLHFRIPLEGGG; this is translated from the coding sequence GTGAAGCGCTTCCGTCTCCTGCCCCTGGCGGCCCTGCTCGTGGCCATCGTCACTGCCGGAGTCCCTGCGCCCGCACGGCCCCCGCCCACTTCACCTGCGCCGGGGGCCGTGTACGTCGCGCTGGGCGACTCGCTGACCGCCGGGTTCCAGTCAGGCGGCCTGGGCCCGCAGGCGCAGCGGGACGCCTACCCGGCGGTGATCGCGCGGCTGGCGGGCATTCCCTTCGGGCTGGCGCTCGGACAGTCCCCGGGGTGCCCACCTCCCCTGGGGCAGCCGCTCCAGGCAGGGCGCTCGTGCGTGCGGGCGGTGCCCGGGGTGCAGAACAACAACCTGGCGGTGCCGGGCGCGCGGGTGGCGGACCTGCTGGGCCGCACGGCCCAGAACGCGCCCGACGACCTGACGCGCCGGATGTACACGCTCATCCTCGGGCCACGCCTGACGCAGGTGGCGGCCGCCCGCAAGTCGCGCCCGCAGTTCGTCACCGTGTGGGTCGGGGCCAATGACGTGCAGGAGGCTGTCTCCTCGGGCGATCCGGCCCGGGTGACGCCGCCCGCTCAGTTTTTGAGCGCCTACCGCGCGGTGCTGGAGGCGCTGCGGCCCACGGGGGCCCGCGTCGTGCTGCTCACCGTGCCCGACGTGACGGCCGCGCCGCTGCTTGTGGCCGGGCCGCTGATCTTCCGCTACGGCTACGGCGCGCCAAGCTGCCGAACCTCGGCCAACCGGGTGGACATCCGCCTCCTGCTCACCCAGCGCTCGGTGGACTGCAGTGCCCCGGCGGCCGTCACCCCTGCCGAGGCCGGGCGCATCCGCGACACGCTTCGGCAGTACAACGCGGGCCTGACGCGCCTGGCCGCCGAGACGGGCGCGCTCGTGTTCGACGTGGCGGGCGTGATGGCGTCTCTCGCCCGTCCGGCGCCGGACCCCCTGCGGGCGGAGCAGCCCTTCGGCCCCGACTTCTCGCTCGACGGCCTGCACCTGTCGTCCCGGGGACAGCTCAAGCTGGCGCGGGCGCTGCTCGCGGCGGGAAACGCGCAGCTGCACTTCCGCATTCCCCTGGAAGGGGGTGGCTGA
- a CDS encoding PAS domain S-box protein: MTLPSGSSHLPDAAPGFLETLFLHSHEGAALCDGELCLLRVNAAFAARMERAGADLTGRQLTEVFPGQPQVLLGACRQVLESGEALEDLLLSLGERAWRVSAYRVGGTGEAGPGGPALALLLREGQMSGSQTPPEPQSGGDGGPEEDAVGEAQARALQELTSALSGAVTSEDVQRLVLEQAVRLTGAYGGTLIQALNPQTMYMVGSFGYASPIGTTWTRFPSDDGFQVVRAMREGRAIFSSLQDVARDFPQMLPLLQSPTRAIAALPMQAGETRFGLALSFTDEHGLQLRQQAFICTVVDQCAQALYRAQLYDAERQARQRSAFLAKVGNLLAQSLDVGETLRSVTRLAVEQVADWCAVYRPAPGDGLLEPAALAHRDPALVDLLREYLSRFPSNPDEPGTTAWVFGTGEAVFVPVLSEAVLQSLSEERVQYVRRLQVHSLVSVPMRVRGINIGVLSLATSTPERTLTPADFELAQDLAQQAAFALDNAQLYGDAQQALARYRTLIDASRQIVWTSNAAGEHVEEQPGWEALTGQTHEEYLGEGWAARIHPDDLPAVHNAWARAVTTGSVYEMQQRVRVRDGSYRHFHVRAVPILDSDGTVREWTGVDTDITEQLEAERQLREREARYRALVEHAALGIVRIGLGGQLLEANPAAEAMLGYRQDELLNLTAADLTPPERVAGVTATLGELLRGRRDILSMEEQVVRQDGRRLWVNVTASLVRGDAGQPLYSVALLEDVTERRQHERERTRLARVVEESTDFIAFADLDDNLVYLNAAGRKLVGLGGEVPHGLTMARLIPPEDEARLRREVWPQVRLAGHWEGETRFRHLVSGEDIDVHRSVFALTDPTTHERFGYATVSRDIRERKRIEAERGAWQATLEGEVARRTAELQEVNAELDAFSYSVSHDLRAPIRHVAGFAAMLRRNLERDPAKADRFLTMIEEAAIRMNGMVDALLELARHGRQPLRVTPVDLGELVRSVRLDLDPETGEREVLWNVGPLPTVQGDAPLLRQVLYNLLSNALKYSGREAQARVTVSAQRAVTPEGQGEWAIHVRDNGVGFDPALADKLFGVFQRLHTPEDFQGTGVGLANVQRIVTRHGGRVWAESQPGEGATFSFSLPDGGGAAGDAAPDL, from the coding sequence GTGACGCTGCCGTCCGGTTCGTCCCACCTGCCCGACGCGGCTCCCGGCTTCCTGGAAACGCTGTTCCTGCACAGCCATGAAGGCGCGGCCCTATGCGACGGCGAGCTCTGTCTGCTGCGCGTCAACGCGGCCTTCGCTGCACGGATGGAACGGGCGGGAGCGGACCTGACCGGCCGGCAGCTGACCGAGGTTTTTCCGGGGCAACCGCAGGTGTTGCTCGGGGCGTGCCGGCAGGTGCTGGAGAGCGGCGAGGCGCTGGAAGATCTGCTGCTCTCGCTGGGCGAGCGCGCCTGGCGGGTCAGCGCCTACCGGGTGGGCGGGACGGGGGAAGCCGGACCGGGCGGTCCGGCGCTCGCGCTGCTCCTGCGCGAGGGCCAGATGTCGGGGAGCCAGACGCCGCCAGAACCCCAGAGCGGTGGGGACGGCGGGCCTGAAGAGGACGCGGTGGGTGAGGCGCAGGCGCGCGCGTTGCAGGAGCTCACGAGCGCACTCTCGGGCGCAGTGACGAGTGAGGACGTGCAGCGGCTGGTGCTGGAGCAGGCCGTGCGGCTCACCGGGGCGTATGGAGGGACCCTGATTCAGGCGCTCAACCCACAGACCATGTATATGGTGGGTTCTTTCGGGTATGCCAGTCCCATCGGTACCACCTGGACGCGCTTTCCAAGTGACGACGGATTTCAGGTGGTGCGGGCCATGCGCGAGGGGCGGGCCATCTTCTCTTCCCTGCAAGACGTTGCGCGGGACTTTCCCCAGATGCTGCCGCTGCTGCAGTCTCCGACACGCGCTATTGCGGCGCTGCCGATGCAGGCGGGCGAGACGCGCTTTGGCCTGGCCCTCTCGTTTACTGACGAGCACGGTCTCCAGCTCAGGCAGCAGGCCTTTATCTGTACCGTGGTCGACCAGTGCGCGCAGGCGCTGTACCGCGCGCAGCTGTACGACGCCGAGCGGCAGGCCCGGCAGCGGTCCGCGTTTCTGGCGAAGGTGGGGAACCTGCTCGCGCAGTCGCTGGACGTCGGGGAAACCCTGCGGAGCGTGACCCGGCTGGCGGTGGAGCAGGTGGCCGACTGGTGCGCGGTGTACCGGCCAGCACCGGGCGACGGGCTCCTGGAACCGGCCGCCCTGGCCCACCGCGATCCGGCGCTGGTGGACCTGCTGCGCGAGTACCTGTCGCGCTTTCCCTCCAACCCGGACGAGCCCGGGACCACCGCCTGGGTCTTTGGAACGGGGGAGGCGGTCTTCGTGCCCGTGCTGTCCGAGGCGGTTCTCCAGAGCCTGTCCGAGGAGCGCGTGCAGTACGTTCGTCGGCTGCAGGTGCACTCGCTGGTCTCGGTGCCGATGCGGGTGCGGGGGATCAACATCGGGGTGCTGAGCCTGGCGACGAGCACACCCGAGCGCACCCTGACCCCCGCCGACTTCGAGCTGGCGCAGGACCTCGCGCAGCAGGCGGCGTTCGCGCTCGACAACGCGCAGCTGTACGGAGACGCGCAGCAGGCGCTCGCGCGCTACCGCACCTTGATCGACGCCTCGCGTCAGATCGTGTGGACGTCCAACGCGGCGGGTGAACACGTCGAGGAGCAGCCAGGCTGGGAAGCGCTCACCGGCCAGACCCACGAGGAATACCTCGGGGAGGGCTGGGCCGCGCGCATTCACCCGGACGACCTGCCGGCGGTCCACAACGCGTGGGCGCGGGCGGTCACGACCGGCAGCGTGTACGAGATGCAGCAGCGGGTGCGGGTGCGGGACGGCAGCTACCGGCACTTTCACGTGCGCGCTGTGCCGATCCTGGACAGTGACGGCACGGTGCGCGAGTGGACCGGGGTGGACACCGACATCACCGAGCAGCTCGAGGCCGAGCGGCAGCTGCGTGAGCGCGAGGCCCGCTACCGCGCCCTGGTGGAACACGCCGCGCTGGGCATCGTGCGCATCGGGCTGGGCGGGCAGCTGCTGGAGGCCAACCCGGCGGCCGAGGCCATGCTGGGTTACCGCCAGGACGAGCTGCTGAACCTGACGGCAGCGGACCTGACTCCGCCCGAGCGCGTGGCTGGAGTCACGGCCACGCTGGGCGAACTGCTGCGCGGCAGGCGCGACATCCTGTCGATGGAGGAGCAGGTGGTGCGCCAGGACGGCCGGCGGCTGTGGGTCAACGTGACGGCCAGCCTGGTGCGGGGCGACGCGGGCCAGCCGCTTTACAGCGTGGCGCTGCTCGAGGACGTGACCGAGCGCCGGCAGCACGAGCGCGAGCGCACCCGGCTGGCACGGGTGGTCGAGGAAAGCACCGACTTCATCGCCTTTGCGGACCTGGACGACAACCTGGTGTACCTCAATGCGGCGGGCCGCAAGCTCGTGGGCCTCGGCGGGGAGGTGCCGCACGGCCTGACCATGGCCAGACTGATCCCGCCGGAGGACGAGGCGCGGCTGCGCCGGGAGGTGTGGCCGCAGGTGCGCCTCGCGGGACACTGGGAGGGCGAGACGCGCTTCCGGCACCTCGTGAGCGGCGAGGACATCGACGTTCACCGTTCGGTGTTCGCCCTGACGGACCCCACCACCCACGAGCGTTTCGGGTACGCCACCGTCAGCCGCGACATCCGCGAGCGCAAACGCATCGAGGCCGAGCGCGGAGCGTGGCAGGCCACCCTGGAGGGCGAGGTGGCGCGGCGCACCGCTGAGCTGCAGGAGGTGAACGCCGAACTCGACGCCTTTTCCTACAGCGTATCGCACGACCTGCGCGCGCCCATCCGGCACGTGGCGGGTTTCGCTGCCATGCTCCGGCGCAACCTCGAGCGCGATCCGGCCAAGGCGGACCGTTTCCTCACCATGATCGAGGAGGCGGCCATCCGCATGAACGGCATGGTCGACGCCCTGCTGGAACTCGCGCGCCATGGCCGCCAGCCCCTGCGGGTCACGCCGGTGGACCTCGGCGAACTCGTCCGGAGCGTGCGGCTCGACCTCGATCCCGAAACCGGGGAACGTGAGGTGCTCTGGAACGTCGGCCCACTTCCCACCGTTCAGGGCGACGCGCCGCTGCTGCGGCAGGTGCTGTACAACCTGCTGTCCAATGCCCTCAAATACAGCGGGCGCGAGGCGCAGGCCCGGGTCACCGTGAGTGCCCAGCGCGCCGTCACCCCTGAGGGCCAGGGCGAATGGGCCATTCACGTGCGCGACAACGGCGTGGGTTTCGATCCGGCCCTGGCGGACAAGCTGTTTGGGGTGTTTCAGCGCCTGCATACCCCTGAGGATTTTCAGGGCACCGGCGTGGGCCTCGCGAATGTGCAGCGCATCGTGACGCGGCATGGCGGACGCGTGTGGGCCGAGTCTCAGCCCGGCGAGGGTGCCACCTTCAGCTTCAGCCTACCGGATGGAGGCGGGGCAGCCGGGGACGCCGCCCCCGATCTTTGA